In the genome of Osmerus mordax isolate fOsmMor3 chromosome 10, fOsmMor3.pri, whole genome shotgun sequence, the window ATTTGGTAAAATTGGGCGAGTGAATACATTTGGGTCGACATCGATTGTTATAGTGCACCATTACTCACTAACTCTCGCTCTCTGTACATAGTGTAGCCTACAGTCTATTGACAAATCACCCTGTTCCACATTCTTTTAGAGCCTACTACAGATTGAAAATGATGAAAAAGTAGCAGCTGAAGCCATGAAGGAGCTGGAGATGTTTATGCCCAGTGTCAGCGGAAGTGACTCAAAGTAAGAGAGAATTCAAATGTTTTAATGAAGCACCCTGAATACAAAATGGACTAAATATAATcaatgtcaatttttttttcttccttttcttcatgATAAAACCTTACCTTACAAGTGTGCATGTACATGCAGTGAAGGAGTTTTGGCATGTTGGCATGTCAATGTTTGGCATGTTTTGGTTTAAACCCTATTCTGTCACAAGGGTGGAAGAGAAGCGCAAGCGGAGCAGAAGTCGAAGCCGAGGCAGAGACGGCAGAAGTCACCGTTCCTGGTCCCGCTCACGGTCTAGATCCGGAGACCGGGAAAGGGATCGGCGCCGCAAAAAGAAACGTGCGTCCCGCTGGAGCGACCGCACTCCCAGTCCGAGCAGAGacagggagcgggagagagaccgagatGTGGACAGGCATGTTGAAGACCGCTGGAAGGATAAACATGTCGACCGACCGCCTCCGGAGGAGCCTTCTGTGGGGGACATCTACAACGGCAAAATCACCAGCACCATGCAGTTTGGCTGCTTCGTCCAACTGGAAGGCCTGAGGTGAGAAAGTGGCAGATataacttattatttatgacttATGTCATCCAACACGTTGTGACAACAGCTGTTGTTTTGTCACGGTTTAACaagtgtctgtggttgtagGAAACGCTGGGAAGGACTGGTCCACGTTTCAGAGCTGCGGAAAGAGGGACGCGTAGCTAATGTGGCTGATGTGGTCAGCCGAGGTCAAAAGGTCAAAATTAAAGTGTTGTCTTTCACCGGCACCAAGACCAGCCTCAGTATGAAGGTAAGACGAGGTGCAGTGGCCAACCGACTGGAGAAACATGGATTCCGTTCATTCAAGCCGCACATGCACTGGTGCAATGGCCATAATGGTGTCTGTGAatgtttgccccccccccctcccccttgccaGGACGTTGACCAGGAAACTGGGGAGGATCTGAACcccaacaggaggaggaacatgtTACCTGAAGGCGGGGAGGACACGGCCATGAGGAACCCTGACCGCCCCTCCGAGATCAACCTGGGCCACGTCCCTGAGGTGGAGGACGACATTGTGGAACGCAAGAGGCTCCACAAGATCACAGACCACGAAAAGTGGGAGATTAAACAGGTATTGTATCCACCCATGCACGCACAGAGGCTTATTGCATTGTTTTCTCCTCTCAAACGATCCTGTTCCGTGCATGGTTCCTGTTCTTAGATGATTGCCGCTAACGTTCTCTCAAAAGAAGAGTTCCCCGAGTTTGATGAGGAAACTGGCATCCTGCCCAACATCGATGACGAAGAAGGTACAACTTCTCAACTAGCATACTTGAAAACAATAGTGTAATGTGCTTACTGTGGCCTTGACGTTGATGTTGATCTGAACCTGCTTCAGAGGAAGAACTGGAGGTTGAGCTGGTGGAGGAAGAGCCTCCGTTCCTGAGAGGACACACAAGACAGAGTATAAACCTGAGCCCGGTCAAGATCGTCAAGGTAAACACCGGCCTCTTCTCTAAACCCTCGTTTCACTCCAATGATTTGGACTAACAAAATGACACTCTCCCGACTTCTCAGAATCCAGACGGTTCGCTGTCCCAGGCTGCGATGATGCAGAGTGCTCTggcgaaggagaggagggaggtgaagcaGGCCCAGCGCATGGCTGAGATGGACTGCATCCCCACAGGCCTCAACAAGCACTGGATCGACCCTCTGCCTGATGGTGAGGCTTCCATTCCCTCTGCACTAAACCGACACCGCAACATGAGGCTCGTTAGAACAAGAGACGAGTCAGAATTGACCCCAGCTTCCTCAGACTTCCTCCGGTGTTTGCAAGCCGGGGCAATCGGAGTTACCGCTGGCTGGAGATGGTTATCTGCTCCCAGGCCGGGTTAAGAGGGTTGTGCTGCAGATGAACACAGTGGATGTCTGCGCAGTGTCTTGCACGGCCTGAGGGGCATGCGGGGGAGGCATGGTTCCTGCCAGACCACGAGAGACGGGCTGACTCACCATTTATCCGAAGGGGAGGTTAACGTCATGCCAGTCCATCTCAATTAAAAACGGACTTTCCTTCTTGCAGTTGAGGGGAGGCAAATCGCAGCCAACATGAGAGGCATTGGCATGATGCCCGTCGACATCCCAGAGTGGAAGAAACATGCCTTTGGGGGCAACCAGGCGTCGTACGGGAAGAAGACGGAGCTCTCCATCCTGGAGCAGAGAGCCGGCCTGCCCATCTACAAGCTCAAGGAGCAGTTGGTCCAGGTACATTCTGACAGCTAAAGGACCTCGTTCTAGAAGTTTCTTTCAATGTTTCAAGTAACTCGAATGACTTTGTCACCACACAACCATAATAATGTCATATGTTTACTTGTGGCTACTTCCGTGTTCTTCACCCGCAGGCTGTTCACGACAACCAGATCCTGATTGTGGTTGGAGAGACAGGTTCTGGAAAGACCACCCAGatcactcagtatctggctgagGCCGGCTACACAACACGGGGGAAGATCGGCTGCACTCAGCCCCGTCGTGTAGCGGCCATGTCTGTGGCCAAGAGAGTCTCTGAAGAGTACGGTTGCTGTCTGGGCCAGGAGGTGAATGAGATCCAGAAAACTGAAGTTTTAGTTTGAAAAAAAAGTCCTAAAAATGTCCATGATACAGCGTCCGCGTGTGGAACGCTTTTGAAGGGATCCTCGCTGTAAACATCTcacctatcccctccctctttccactgCAGGTGGGGTACACCATTCGGTTTGAGGACTGCACCAGCCCCGAGACTGTCATCAAGTACATGACCCACGGCATGCTGCAGAGAGAGTGTCTCATCGACCCGGACATGAGTCAGTACGCTCTCATCATGCTGGACGAGGCCCACGAGAGGACCATCCACACTGACGTGCTCTTCGGCCTGCTGAAGAAGGTAAGGCACGGTTCCCCCGGCAGAGGAACACCTCCCCTTCATTGGGTCCTCTGGGGTCTGCTGAACGAATACAtgtgacagggagtcaggtggctgagcggttagggaatctggctagtaatcagaacgttgccgggttcgattccccgccagacaatatgacgttgtgtccttgggcaaggcacttcatcctacttgcctcggggggaatgtccctgtacttactgtaagtcgctctggataagagcgtctgctaaatgactaaatgtgacacGATgattcttctcttctctcagaCGGTGATGAAGCGCAAAGACATGAAGCTCATCGTGTCCTCCGCCACCCTGGATGCCGTCAAGTTCTCCCAGTACTTCTTTGAGGCACCCATCTTCACCATCCCTGGCCGAACCTACCCAGTGGAGGTTCTCTACTGCAAAGAGCCCGAGACGGACTACCTGGATGCCGGCCTCATCACGGTCATGCAGATCCATCTGACTGAGCCCCCTGGTAACACTCATCTGCTTGTCAGACCTTGCCCTCACCGCCTCCCCTCCGTGCCCCTCCACCCTGGATGCCACCGATGACGTCCCTCTAAAGGTTGCATGATGTTTCCTGCTTCCTCTAGGCGATGTCCTGGTGTTCTTGACGGGTCAGGAAGAGATCGACACAGCCTGTGAGATCCTGTACGATAGGATGAAGTCGCTGGGGCCTGAAGTACCAGAGCTGATCATCCTACCTGTCTACTCAGCCCTGCCCAGTGAGATGCAGACCCGGATCTTTGACCCAACACCCGCTGGGAGCAGAAAGGTACAGCCCAAGCGGTGGCCCACTTTCAACTCTAACCAGCAAGATTGAATACAAAAACAGCTTTTTGCTCTGCCATTTCTCCAACGTTTGTTCTTGCGTTTCTACCGTGTCACACTACAGGTGATCATTGCTACTAACATTGCTGAGACGTCTCTGACTATTGACGGTATCTACTACGTGGTGGACCCTGGCTTTGTGAAGCAGAACGTGTACAACTCCAAGTCTGGCATTGATCAACTGGTGGTGACCCCTATCTCACAGGTGAACCGACTCCTGAAAGATCGTCCCCCAGTAATACTTTGAAGGAACATCCTACAGCTTTAATGGGGATGCTGACGGAGATGCGGGTGGATTctaaccccccccacctctctccttctcaggcCCAAGCCAAGCAGAGATCAGGCAGAGCTGGCAGGACCGGCCCGGGGAAATGCTACAGGCTGTACACTGAGAGAGCCTACAGAGATGAGATGCTCACCTCCAACGTGCCTGAGATCCAGAGAACAGACCTGGCCAGCACTGTGCTCTCCCTCAAGGTACAGgtttcatccacacaccaacaAGTACCTTTCTGTTCCAACAAATGTAAAAAGCTGCATCTGCAGTcctttttcttattttcttacAATGACCTCTTCTACTTGACTTAACTTATTGTTTATTCCTTAACCTTGTTGCCTTCTCCTTCGCCTCTCACCCAGGCTATGGGCATCAACGACCTGCTGTCGTTTGACTTCATGGACGCTCCTCCCATGGAGACCCTGATCACAGCCATGGAGCAGCTGTACACCCTGGGAGCTCTGGACGATGAGGGCTTACTCACACGCCTGGGGAGAAGGGTGAGACAGCAGCTTGACGTTTTACTCACATTCATCTATTTATCCATGTCCTGGTCAAACGTATGAATTAATTATGTGTAAAAACACAACTAAACGAGAGACTTTCTTGGTATGATGTTGAGGCCCAATGGATACCATTTGGATACTTTGAAAATGTTGTCAGTTGGATACATGAAAGTAGGTTTCAGCCTTCATATCCTtcgtgttgtgttgtgttcctcAGATGGCTGAGTTTCCTCTGGAGCCCATGCTGTGTAAGATGCTGATCATGTCTGTCCACCTGGGCTGCAGTGAGGAGATGCTCACCATCGTCTCCATGCTGTCTGTGCAGAACGTCTTCTACAGGCCCAAGGTATGACCTGCCACACGGGCCATGTAGTTCACCATATACTGTGTATATTAATATACATATCAACATGTATAAACATCTACCAGGCttctacattacattacatttagtcatttagcagacgctcttatccagagagacttacagtaagtacagggacattcccccgagtagggtgaagtgccttgcccaaggacataacgtcagttgacatgaccgggaatcgaactggcaaccttcggattactagcccggctccctcaccgctcagccacctgactccctaaacatGTGCCTTCACATAGCAAGGAAACTAAAATGCCTTTCAAATAGCCAAAGTTGccaagcactttgagctgcaattaagcactttgagctgcaattcttgtatgaaaagtgctatataaataaagtcttacttacttacttctaGTTTGCCAGCTTGTAAAAGTGGTATGccaaaaatacaatgttttgtgGTAAATTACAAAAGAATGTTCCTTCTATGTGACTCAGGACAAGCAGACCATGGCAGACCAGAAGAAGGCCAAGTTCTTCCAGCCCGAGGGAGACCATCTGACCCTGCTGGCGGTGTATAACTCCTGGAAGAACAACAAGTTCTCCAACCCCTGGTGCTTTGAAAACTTTGTCCAAGCCCGCTCCCTGCGCCGTGCTCAGGACATCCGCAAACAGATGATGGGCATCATGGACAGGTATGGACATAGTCGCTAAATTGTCGGTTACCTGTTACACGGTTAATTATGAGCATCTCAAGTCAAGATCTTACTCACATTGAAGCTTGGTCCTTCCAGCTTCTCCACTGTACATTTCAGCCTTGAAGCCTTCCCTACGTCTCCATTTGGAGCAAAGCTGTACGTACCAGTGTAACACATATCACACATTCTGTCATCTTCTCAGACACAAGCTGGACGTGGTGTCTTGTGGGAAGGCTACAGTGCGGGTCCAGAAGGCCATCTGCAGCGGTTACTTCCGGAACTCTGCCAAGAAGGACCCCAAGGAGGGCTACCGTACCCTCATCGACCAGCAGGTGGTgtacctccacccagccagcaccCTGTTCAACCGGCAGCCTGAGTGGTGAGTCCCATCTAGTTGTAACCACGGAAACGCAAAGGCTAGTTCCCCGTTTGCATACTAGGTCTTGTTTCTGGTCGTTTTCTGTACTGTTTTGATACTGTTTTAGTAGTAGTAATGGGTTCACTTGCAAAGTGATGTTACTTTTAGGCCAACCCATATTCTGTGGACTCCTTTGATTTGTGAACGTtcaactccctcctcctcaggctGGTGTACCACGAGCTGGTGCTGACCACCAAGGAGTACATGAGGGAGGTGACCACCATCGACCCTCGCTGGCTGGTGGAGTTCTCACCAGCCTTCTTCAAGGTTGCCGACCCCACACGCCTCAGCAAGCAGAAGAAGCACGAGCGCCTGGAGCCCCTGTACAACCGCTACGAGGAGCCCAACGCCTGGAGGATCTCTCGGGCCTTCAGAAAGCGCTGAGGAACCCAACACACCAGTGGTACGTGTCATTCATGAGACTGGCTTTCATGGATTGTGCATTTTCATCTGACGGTCTTTTTGTGTACATGGTTGTCACCTTGACGACATGGATGTCAGTTGTAGTGTGATGTTTTTATGCTCAGTGGAACTCATTGAATTGAACTGTTTGTTTTCTTAGTCATACATTTGTATAAATCGTAACCAATTTAAAGGGGTGAGAGTCCATTACAATGCCTTCAATCCTTTTGCAAGATACGTCTAATTAAATGTACTCTGCTCAAAAATGTTCATTTAAAACAGATTAAAGTAAAAACTATAATACCAAGAGTGattgttttctttatttattgatgaCTCTTACAAAAACAGTGTGGCTGTTTTTATATTCAGACAGCTTTTGGGTGCTGTCTACATTGGGACAGGATAGTTTCCAGGCTGGGCCAGACTGGCAAATAAACACTTTAGTTCAGGGttcctgcaggtttcagtaagtcaaatttaagaccatGAAGAtttaaatttaagacctacacgatGCACTACCAAAAAATATTGATGTTTTTTCGattaattcagtcattgaaaaagcagtAATTTAATTTACAGTTAAAGCAACCACATTAGTAACCTAAGTGTATGTCCTTCAGCACTAAGTACTatgggtgggggaaaaaatcaaTTCTTGATGAATCgcaattcagtcttctagcgattcacacaATTATTTTTTAGTAGTGTCATAAGGGCAATTACACCATCTTGTAGAAAGTAACTTTGCAGGAACCCTCTGTGGCTCAGTGGGTAAGCATGTGTACCATCGAGTCTACTGCCAAACACGGTACCCCTGGTTCAAATCTCGGTCAAACCAATTGATAATTCATAAGAGGCCCTGTGGTGTAGGGTTAGAGGGGGTTGAGAACAAAGGCCTACACTACAACAACCTGGGTTCAAAACCTGCACAGAGCAAAGTGCCAAACACATCCGTGGGCCCAGATCCCTGTAACCGCAGCGCACTCCCTGACtgtccagatcccctctccTAACTGTCTTTCCAGGTACCCAACTGTCCCACCAGGAAAGGCTCAAACaagttaaaaaataaattgaccttttatcagttttatttataagtTTTAAAAAAACAGTCTACAAATTTGAGAACATTTCTTTCTGCTTGTGTCCATTCTcaagacaccacacacagtttGCCCACTGACAGAAAAAGCCTGGACTCAGGGTAGTAGTAATATTGGGTCTTTATTAAGCAATCTCTTTAACCACAGTCGCGTGTATGGATTGAATAGGCCTCAGAAGTGAGAGGAATGCAGCTCTTAAAAACTCAAAAATCCCTAAAGAGATTaatttaaacaaaacaaaaaaaaaacaccatagCCTTATATACAAGTGGATGGGGCGGGCATGTGCAAGAGGTGCAGGGGGGGCCACAGGGGAATGGCAAGGTATGATGGGATATgacatgaggggggggggcctcggagggggggaggaggggtgaatgGTGGCATTAGTACATGTAGCCTTTGGAATAGGACTGGGGTCCCATGTTGGGCGGGGCTTGTTCGGGGGGGTAGGACACCCCCTCGTCCAGGTGGGACAGGGGCACGGTGTCCTCCTCGTTGACGTAGCGCTCAAACTCCGCCTTCAGGCTGGGCCGCTGATTGTCAGGGAAGGCCAAGGAGATGAGGGCCTCAGGCTCGCACACAAACTTGTAAACATAGCGCTCCCCTgccacctggaaacacacacagcgaggAGGGCATTCAGAGATTATCTTTACCCATCACTCTATAGCACAGTACAGAATGTGGATCTGAACATTGAATGATGTTTTCTTATAGCTTCATTCTGTACCTTCTGCATAATTCCCTTCTCGTAGTAATAGCGCAGAGAGCGACTGAGCTTGTCGTAGTTCATGGCTGGACGGTTCTTCTGCATTCCCCACAGTCTGGCCACCTGGGAGAAGAGGAGCACATTCACGTCAAGGAGAAGAAGCTGCAGTTCTGGATGTAACCACTAGGGGTCCTCAGTGACAAGTCAACGCGGTGCTCCTTGAGTCAGTGGCCTCGATGTGCCAGGATCAGGGCGAGTCCTCGCATGTGGATTCACTTCCTTTTTATGTAACCCATAACCACTTGAATGTAACCAGCAAAGTCCCACTATGTACGCAGTGAAATAAGAGTCGTGGCTAGTTGT includes:
- the LOC136950226 gene encoding ATP-dependent RNA helicase DHX8-like, whose amino-acid sequence is MMEGMEELKRLEYLSLVSKVCTELENHLGISEKDLAEFVINLAEKQPTFDGFKRILVKNGADFSDSLIGNLLRVIQTMQPSANIKTTEPAKPKSKKDKMREMFPGLCKPDNPPPRSLLQIENDEKVAAEAMKELEMFMPSVSGSDSKVEEKRKRSRSRSRGRDGRSHRSWSRSRSRSGDRERDRRRKKKRASRWSDRTPSPSRDRERERDRDVDRHVEDRWKDKHVDRPPPEEPSVGDIYNGKITSTMQFGCFVQLEGLRKRWEGLVHVSELRKEGRVANVADVVSRGQKVKIKVLSFTGTKTSLSMKDVDQETGEDLNPNRRRNMLPEGGEDTAMRNPDRPSEINLGHVPEVEDDIVERKRLHKITDHEKWEIKQMIAANVLSKEEFPEFDEETGILPNIDDEEEEELEVELVEEEPPFLRGHTRQSINLSPVKIVKNPDGSLSQAAMMQSALAKERREVKQAQRMAEMDCIPTGLNKHWIDPLPDVEGRQIAANMRGIGMMPVDIPEWKKHAFGGNQASYGKKTELSILEQRAGLPIYKLKEQLVQAVHDNQILIVVGETGSGKTTQITQYLAEAGYTTRGKIGCTQPRRVAAMSVAKRVSEEYGCCLGQEVGYTIRFEDCTSPETVIKYMTHGMLQRECLIDPDMSQYALIMLDEAHERTIHTDVLFGLLKKTVMKRKDMKLIVSSATLDAVKFSQYFFEAPIFTIPGRTYPVEVLYCKEPETDYLDAGLITVMQIHLTEPPGDVLVFLTGQEEIDTACEILYDRMKSLGPEVPELIILPVYSALPSEMQTRIFDPTPAGSRKVIIATNIAETSLTIDGIYYVVDPGFVKQNVYNSKSGIDQLVVTPISQAQAKQRSGRAGRTGPGKCYRLYTERAYRDEMLTSNVPEIQRTDLASTVLSLKAMGINDLLSFDFMDAPPMETLITAMEQLYTLGALDDEGLLTRLGRRMAEFPLEPMLCKMLIMSVHLGCSEEMLTIVSMLSVQNVFYRPKDKQTMADQKKAKFFQPEGDHLTLLAVYNSWKNNKFSNPWCFENFVQARSLRRAQDIRKQMMGIMDRHKLDVVSCGKATVRVQKAICSGYFRNSAKKDPKEGYRTLIDQQVVYLHPASTLFNRQPEWLVYHELVLTTKEYMREVTTIDPRWLVEFSPAFFKVADPTRLSKQKKHERLEPLYNRYEEPNAWRISRAFRKR